A stretch of Xenopus laevis strain J_2021 chromosome 8S, Xenopus_laevis_v10.1, whole genome shotgun sequence DNA encodes these proteins:
- the pou4f4.S gene encoding POU class 4 homeobox 4 S homeolog gives MMSMNSKQAFSMHPILHEHKYTPLHTSSEAIRRACLPAPQLQSNIFAGFDETLLRGAEALAAVDILSQKTNPYKPDATYHTMSSVSCTPTSSSMHLHHPSVLTTHHSHHHHHHHQPSQGLDSDLLDHLNPALTLGGVPGPDVGSTPSHPHAHMSAINHMAHHTQSMNLAHNHALASHATMSCSESETDPRELESFAERFKQRRIKLGVTQADVGSALANLKIPGVGCLSQSTICRFESLTLSHNNMVALKPILEAWLEEAERAQREKMAKPEIFSGGDKKRKRTSIAAPEKRSLEAYFAVQPRPSSEKIAAIAEKLDLKKNVVRVWFCNQRQKQKRMKFSATY, from the exons ATGATGTCTATGAACAGTAAGCAGGCTTTCAGCATGCATCCTATCCTACATGAACACAAATATACTCCACTTCACACCAGCTCAGAAGCCATTCGGAGAGCCTGTCTTCCTGCCCCACAG cttcAAAGTAATATCTTTGCTGGTTTTGATGAGACTTTGCTTAGAGGAGCTGAAGCTCTGGCTGCCGTGGATATTTTATCACAGAAAACAAATCCTTACAAACCAGATGCCACATACCACACAATGAGCAGTGTATCCTGCACTCCAACCTCTTCATCAATGCATCTACATCACCCTTCTGTTTTAACAACCCACCACTCACATCACCATCATCACCACCACCAGCCTTCACAAGGCTTAGACAGCGATCTATTAGACCATCTAAATCCAGCTCTTACCTTAGGGGGTGTCCCAGGACCAGATGTTGGATCAACACCCTCCCATCCACATGCCCATATGTCAGCCATTAACCACATGGCCCACCACACGCAATCCATGAACTTAGCTCATAACCATGCATTGGCATCTCATGCAACAATGTCATGTTCTGAAAGTGAAACAGACCCCAGAGAACTTGAATCATTTGCTGAGAGGTTCAAACAAAGGAGAATCAAACTTGGGGTAACACAGGCTGATGTGGGGTCTGCCTTGGCCAATTTGAAGATTCCAGGTGTCGGTTGCCTCAGCCAAAGCACAATTTGCAGATTTGAATCCCTTACATTATCTCATAATAACATGGTGGCTCTGAAACCTATTTTAGAAGCTTGGCTAGAGGAAGCAGAGAGAGCACAAAGGGAGAAAATGGCCAAACCTGAAATCTTTTCTGGGGGAGACAAGAAACGTAAACGTACGTCTATTGCAGCTCCAGAAAAAAGATCTCTAGAAGCCTATTTTGCTGTTCAGCCAAGACCTTCTTCAGAGAAGATTGCAGCTATTGCAGAAAAACTTGACTTGAAAAAGAATGTAGTTAGAGTCTGGTTTTGTAatcaaagacaaaaacaaaagcgGATGAAGTTTTCTGCAACATACTGA